In Streptomyces ambofaciens ATCC 23877, a single genomic region encodes these proteins:
- the argF gene encoding ornithine carbamoyltransferase, whose amino-acid sequence MATVPTALAGRHFLKELDFTADEFRALVELAAELKAAKKAGAETPYLRGRNIALIFEKTSTRTRCAFEVAAADQGASTTYLDPAGSQIGHKESVKDTARVLGRMFDGIEYRGDSQQKVEELAAFAGVPVYNGLTDDWHPTQMLADVLTMTEHGGRPPHEIAFAYLGDARFNMGNSYLVTGALLGMDVRIVAPESYWPAQEVVDRARKLAESSGARITLTETVDEGVRGADFVVTDVWVSMGEPKEVWAERIKALGPYAVTMDVLRATGNPDVKFLHCLPAFHDLGTKVGQEIFEAHGLESLEVTDEVFESAHSVVFDEAENRLHTIKAVLVATLA is encoded by the coding sequence ATGGCGACAGTCCCGACCGCCCTCGCCGGCCGCCACTTCCTCAAGGAGCTCGACTTCACCGCGGACGAGTTCCGCGCGCTGGTCGAGCTGGCCGCGGAGCTGAAGGCCGCCAAGAAGGCCGGGGCCGAGACGCCGTACCTGCGGGGCAGGAACATCGCGCTGATCTTCGAGAAGACCTCGACGCGCACGCGCTGCGCGTTCGAGGTCGCGGCCGCCGACCAGGGCGCCTCCACGACCTACCTCGACCCGGCGGGCTCGCAGATCGGCCACAAGGAGTCCGTGAAGGACACCGCGCGCGTGCTCGGGCGCATGTTCGACGGGATCGAGTACCGGGGCGACAGCCAGCAGAAGGTGGAGGAGCTCGCGGCCTTCGCCGGCGTGCCCGTCTACAACGGCCTGACCGACGACTGGCACCCGACCCAGATGCTCGCCGACGTGCTCACGATGACCGAGCACGGCGGCAGGCCCCCGCACGAGATCGCCTTCGCCTACCTCGGCGACGCCCGCTTCAACATGGGCAACTCCTACCTGGTCACCGGCGCCCTGCTCGGCATGGACGTGCGCATCGTCGCCCCGGAGTCCTACTGGCCCGCCCAGGAGGTCGTCGACCGGGCGAGGAAGCTCGCCGAGTCGAGCGGGGCGCGCATCACCCTCACCGAGACCGTGGACGAGGGCGTGCGCGGTGCCGACTTCGTCGTCACCGACGTCTGGGTCTCCATGGGCGAGCCCAAGGAGGTCTGGGCCGAGCGCATCAAGGCCCTCGGTCCGTACGCGGTGACCATGGACGTCCTGCGCGCCACCGGGAACCCGGACGTGAAGTTCCTGCACTGCCTCCCCGCCTTCCACGACCTGGGCACCAAGGTCGGCCAGGAGATCTTCGAGGCCCACGGCCTGGAGTCCCTGGAGGTCACGGACGAGGTCTTCGAGTCCGCGCACTCGGTCGTCTTCGACGAGGCGGAGAACCGGCTGCACACCATCAAGGCGGTCCTGGTCGCCACGCTGGCCTGA